Part of the Tidjanibacter massiliensis genome is shown below.
CCTGTCCCTGACTGTAAGCGTTATCGTTCCGGGTACACCATTGCGGAACGCATGCGACAGCGGAAAGACATCCGTAGGGACGAAGCCCTCCTCCTCCACACGCCACACCCGCGGCGAAGCCGGAATGAGGGCGAGTCCTTCCATCCACAGACGCGGCAGATATCCCGACGAGAGTTCCGTACGGTCGGCGAGCCGTACGGAGGCAGCCGCATAACCGTCGTGGTTCAGGAAGGCTTCGCGCGAGGCTTCGAGATACCCGGCGTCCGGACGCCCGAACGTGTGGTAATCCAACCCTCCCATACGGTTGAACCAACAGAGGCGCACCGAACCGGGCTCCCGCGGCTCTATCCGGTAGTGTACTTCGGCGACAGACTCTCCCGCCACCCGCACCGTCACCCGCAGAGCAGCAACTCCGTCGGTTTGCACCCCGGCCGCAGCGAGCGTCGTCCGAACCGACGGCATCCCGACGACCAACGTCACGATGCCCCGCGAGGCGATATACTCCGGCGATTCGTACACGTACTCCGCCCCTCCGGACACTCTCCACGAATAAGTCATGCTGCAGCCGGGTACGAGCAGCGAAACCTCGTCGCTCTCGTCCCAGGCAATGGTACGGTGCATGGGAAGTGTAGTGAGCACCTCGTACTCCGAAAGCCGGCGCACGGCCCCCGTAAAGGTTCTGACCGGCGATACCGCACCGCCGCAACCCACCGCGGCAGTGACGAAACGTCCCGCATCCGAAAAGAGGCCGGTACTGTCCGCCGGAAACGGGACGGGCGTCAACAACCGGCGCATGTAGCAGGCGATATTCACCCGCGCCGCATCGCCGCCCGCTATCCGTTTCACGCCGACGGGAGTCTCCGCCCCCACCGTGAAGACCTCCGCATCGACGGTCTCCCCCGACGCGATACCCGTCAGGGTATAGACCAGAGGGCCGAAGACCGAATCGTAATTGTCCGGAACCCCTGAAAACATCACAGCCATACCGTCCTCCCTTCAATCGCAGTAAAACATCTCGGCTTCGAACTCCGCCGCCACGGCCGTCTCGCCCCGCGGCGTCAGAGGTTTCGTTTCGGGCGACACCTTCAGCCCGCGTACCGACCGCACCCGCTCACACGCCCGAACCGCTCCATACAGTGCCGCAGCATCGTCCTCCAGGATGCGCCACACCTCGCGCGAACCGGCATCGTCCGGCACCCCGGCCATCATGAGCCGAAGACGTACCGCATACGTATCGCGCCGTTCCCTCCGCCCCGACACCCTTTTCAACACGGGTACCGTCAGCCATACCGCCGGAAGCACGGTCACTTTCGCTGCCAGCAACGATTCGCTGCCGATATAAAACACATATCCCAAATCTTCCGCGGCACGTCTGAGCACAGCCGTCAAACTCTCCCTCTCCATAACCATATCTCTTGTTCGTTATCAATACGGCGCCCCATACCTTCATCGCCGTCCCTTTCCGGACTGCCGACAGGTTTTCCGATACTTTCACGGCATCGCTCCCTGCCGACGGCACAAAGATAAATAATCAATTAACGATTGTCAATATTTGAATACATGTTTTACTCAAAAAACAAGGGTATAATTTTAGAATCATTGACAAACAAAAGCTTAAAAACAAGACAAAAGAAGACGGCAACCTACAAATACTTCAAAATATGAATTAACCGACAGACAAGACACCGCTACTCCGCCCTGCACATCTCTCCGCCCCGGAGCCGGATACTGCAGACAGTGCTTCGACAAAGCAAACGAAACGGGAAGCCGCACAAAAGAAGCAAATGAAAACCGCACAAAAACGAAGACTAGCGGGAGCAAAGAGAACGAAAGATTCGGCTGCCGATACGGGCAACAGCGTCAGAACAGCGATAGCTGACCGGGCGCACAATGGAAAGTCAGACGGTGATGAGGTGTCAGGCCGTAACGAAGCACGGCCAACCGATGCTGCCGGGTAGGATACCCCTTGTTCGCATTCCATCCGTACTGCGGGTACTCCTCATGCAGCAGCTTCATTCTGTCGTCGCGGAAAGTCTTGGCCAATACCGATGCGGCTGCGATGGAGGCATAGAGGCCGTCGCCGCCCACGATGCACTCGAACGGGATACCGAGCGTGCTCCGGAACCTGTTGCCGTCTATCAGCAGCAGGCCGGGCCGGAAGGAGAGCCGCTCCACGGCCCGCGACATGCCGGCGAAAGAGGCGTTCAGGATGTTTATCCGGTCTATCTCCTCCGGCGAGACCTCGGCGACCGCCCACGCCACGGCATCGCGGAGGATGACATCGCGCATCAGGTAGCGGTTCTTCTCGCTCATCTTTTTGGAGTCGTTCAGCAGGGGATGGGCAAAACCGGGAGGCAGTATCACGGCTGCGGCGAACACCGGCCCCGCCAGACATCCGCGGCCCGCCTCATCGCACCCGGCCTCGGGCACCTCCCGTTGAAAACACTCCTTCAACATGCTCCGCCTCCCAATTGCATTCCCCGCAAAGGTACGAAATTCCCCGCACGGGAATCCCTTCCGAAAGGACAAAACACGGCAGTCCTCCGTTATTCGTCCACAGGGCGGAAGGAATCCAGGGGGGAATCACTAACTTTGCAGGAGTTCCGGCCGAGACCGGAATACGAACCGCATGAACAGACCGGACGTCATCAGGCAACCGTTGGGGGTAGTGGCAGCCACATTCGTGATAATGATGGCATGCGTAGTCATACGTGTGACAACCGCCCCCTACCCCGCGGAAACAGACCTCGCCGCCGACATGCCATTGGGCCGGGCCATCGACTCCCTCTTTCCGACCGGAGCCGCCGCCTGTACCGTCGGTCTCGTGGCAGCCATTTTGAACGCCACCCTCCTGGCCGGAATGATTGTCCGCTACTCGGTCAGCGCGGTGCGCACCTACCTTCCGATGGCCGTCTACGCCATGACCGCCTACGGCATCTGCTTTCCCGCAGGGTCGGTCAGCGCTACGCTGGTTCCGCTACTGTTGATACTCGGCAGCACGCAGATGATAGCCGCCTTCAAACGCTCCTATCAGTTCGAGCATGTCTTCAAATCGGCCTTCTGCATCGGCCTGCTCCCGATGCTCTACGCACCGGCACTCCCCCTTGTTCTCATCGTTCCAGTGACACTCGTCCTCTACCGACGCACGCTGCGCGAGGCGGTCGTCGCAGCGGCAGGCCTGCTCCTCCCCTTCTTCATATGTTCCGTAGTCTGGTGGGGGCTCGGCGACTCTTTCGGCCTCATGGGCCACGAACTTCTCGCCGGTACAACCCTCGGCGAAGACACGGCGCTGCCGGCACTTTTCGGAGAAAAGGGAGTCTGGAGCAAAGTCTATATCGGCCTTTTCGCCGCCCTGACACTCTGTTCCGCCATCATCATCCTGCGCACACTGCCTTCGCTCCGCACAAGGGCCAAAAAAATCCATATCCACTTTCTATGGCTGCTGCTCCTGTGCCTGATATCGCTCCTCCTGCCCGGCAGCACCATCGCCTCGCTGGGAGTGCTCGCCGTCCCCTGCTGCGTAACGGTCTCCGCATTCTTCATCCGCTACCGGGGTTGGCTGCCCCTCGCAATCTATACCGTTCTGACAGCACTCATGCTGTATATCAACCTCTTTCCGGGCGTGTGACACAATCGCTGCCTCTTCCTCCGGCATTATCTTCCTCCCCCGTCCGTCGGCCGATTCCGACCCCATACCGCATTCCGAAGACACCATACAAAGACGAATATTAAAAATATTCGGACATAATTTATACTATATTTAGTGCATTCACTATTCAAATAAAAGAAAACAAACATTACAAAACATACACTTCATACCACCAAATTACGATATTGTATTTTTACAATATCACATCGTATTTACAGTCAACAAATTATACCGACAGGCTCCACTACGGACAATGTGTCGGCAACTATCCTGCCCAGAGGCTGAAGGTTTGGGAAAAATATCCTACTTTTGAATTACACAATAAGCAGACTGTCATTGAATTGAGGGAATATACCCTGTACTTCCGAGGCACTTGCCCGCCCGAAGCACTACGGGTTTTCCTTCATGGCCGCAGC
Proteins encoded:
- a CDS encoding ribonuclease HII, whose product is MLKECFQREVPEAGCDEAGRGCLAGPVFAAAVILPPGFAHPLLNDSKKMSEKNRYLMRDVILRDAVAWAVAEVSPEEIDRINILNASFAGMSRAVERLSFRPGLLLIDGNRFRSTLGIPFECIVGGDGLYASIAAASVLAKTFRDDRMKLLHEEYPQYGWNANKGYPTRQHRLAVLRYGLTPHHRLTFHCAPGQLSLF